A stretch of Lathyrus oleraceus cultivar Zhongwan6 chromosome 6, CAAS_Psat_ZW6_1.0, whole genome shotgun sequence DNA encodes these proteins:
- the LOC127092869 gene encoding uncharacterized protein LOC127092869 has translation MSDSHAHDDEEDNNNVFLDDSDIIHEVALDDEVLPEASDPIRDFNSDSDSEIEEVDDSDHIFTGHTGELYAASCSPTDMTLVATGGGDDKGFLWQINNGDWASELNGHSDSVSSLGFSHDGKFLATGSFDGTVKVWDVAGNLKGTLDGPEGGVQWLRWHPRGNILIAGFDDSSTVWMWNTDNFAFLMSFNGHASSVTCGDFTPDGRIICTGSDDATLRIWNPKSGESIHVVRGHPYHTEGITCLAINSTSTIALTGSQDGSVHFVNITTGRVVSTVPSHSSSIECVGFAPSGTWALIGGMDKMTIWDIENSLARSTCDHEYGVTCLTWLGASYVATGSMDGAVRLWDSRSGECVKMFRGHSEGIQTLSLSANREYLVSASLDHTARVFEVKDFC, from the exons ATGAGTGATTCACATGCTCATGATGACGAAGAAGACAACAATAATGTTTTCCTTGACGACTCTGATATCATCCATGAAGTTGCCTTGGATGATGAAGTTCTTCCAGAAGCTAGTGACCCTATTCGCGACTTCAATTCGGACTCTGATTCCGAAATTG AGGAGGTTGATGACTCTGATCACATTTTCACCGGTCATACTG GGGAATTATACGCAGCTTCCTGCAGCCCAACAGATATGACACTGGTGGCAACAGGAGGTGGTGATGACAAAGGATTTCTCTGGCAGATCAACAATGGAGATTGGGCTTCTGAGCTTAATg GTCATTCCGATTCTGTATCTAGTTTAGGTTTTAGCCACGATGGAAAGTTTCTGGCAACAGGAAGTTTTGATGGAACAGTTAAAGTCTGGGATGTAGCTGGAAATCTGAAAGGCACACTTGATGGACCTGAAGGGGGCGTTCAG TGGCTTAGGTGGCATCCAAGAGGAAACATACTCATTGCTGGTTTTGATGATTCCTCCACGGTTTGGATGTGGAATACGGATAATTTTGCCTTCCTTATGTCATTTAATGGTCATGCTAGTAGTGTCACATGTGGTGATTTTACTCCCGACG GGAGAATAATATGTACTGGTTCTGACGACGCAACCTTGAGAATATGGAACCCAAAATCTGGAGAAAGCATTCATGTTGTGCGAG GTCATCCATACCATACCGAGGGAATAACATGTTTAGCAATAAATTCAACTTCAACTATTGCTCTTACTGGTTCCCAGGATGGATCTGTGCATTTTGTGAATATCACTACTGGAAGA GTTGTTAGTACTGTGCCTTCTCATTCAAGTTCCATTGAGTGTGTTGGGTTCGCACCAAG TGGTACTTGGGCTTTAATTGGAGGCATGGATAAAATGACCATCTGGGATATAGAGAATTCCTTAGCCCGAAGCACTTGTGATCACGAG TATGGAGTAACATGTTTGACATGGCTTGGTGCATCATATGTGGCTACTGGATCTATGGATGGAGCTGTGAGATTATGGGACAGTCGCTCAGGAGAATGTGTCAAAATGTTCAGAGGGCACTCTGAAGGCATTCAAACTCTTTCTTTGTCTGCTAATCGCGAGTACCTTGTCTCAGCTTCTTTAGATCATACGGCCCGTGTTTTTGAAGTTAAAGATTTCTGTTAA